A window from Sinorhizobium fredii encodes these proteins:
- the lepA gene encoding translation elongation factor 4, which translates to MRPMSTPSSKTPLSHIRNFSIVAHIDHGKSTLADRLIQLTGGLAEREMSEQVLDSMDIERERGITIKAQTVRLHYKANDGDTYVLNLIDTPGHVDFAYEVSRSLSACEGSLLVVDASQGVEAQTLANVYQAIDNNHELVTVLNKIDLPAAEPDRIKEQIEEVIGIDASDAVLISAKTGLGIPDVLEAIVHKLPAPKSTGGEKAPLKALLVDSWYDTYLGVMVLVRIIDGVLVKGQTIRMMGTGAKYTIERVGVLTPKMVAMDSLGPGEIGFITASIKEVADTRVGDTITDDRRPTETALPGFKPAQPVVFCGLFPVDAADFEELRSAMGKLRLNDASFSFEMESSAALGFGFRCGFLGLLHLEIIQERLSREFDLDLIATAPSVVYQLTMTDGTEKELHNPADMPDVVKITEFREPWIRATIMTPDEYLGGILKLCQDRRGIQIELTYVGSRAMLTYDLPLNEVVFDFYDRLKSISKGYASFDYHLSDYRESDLVKMSILVNAEPVDALSMLVHRSAAEKRGRVMCEKLKDLIPQHMFQIPIQAAIGGRIIARETVRALRKDVTAKCYGGDATRKRKLLEKQKEGKKRMRQFGKVEIPQEAFIAALKMGDE; encoded by the coding sequence ATGCGCCCCATGAGCACACCATCTTCCAAGACGCCCCTGTCGCATATCCGCAACTTCTCGATCGTGGCCCATATCGACCACGGCAAATCGACGCTGGCCGACCGGCTGATCCAGCTGACCGGCGGGCTTGCCGAGCGCGAGATGTCCGAGCAGGTGCTGGACAGCATGGATATCGAGCGCGAGCGCGGCATCACCATCAAGGCCCAGACGGTGCGCCTGCACTACAAGGCGAATGACGGCGACACCTATGTGCTGAACCTGATCGACACGCCCGGCCATGTCGACTTTGCCTACGAAGTCTCACGCTCGCTTTCGGCCTGCGAGGGCTCGCTGCTCGTCGTCGACGCCAGCCAGGGCGTTGAGGCCCAGACGCTCGCCAATGTCTACCAGGCGATCGACAACAATCACGAGCTCGTCACCGTGCTCAACAAGATCGACCTGCCGGCCGCCGAGCCCGACCGCATCAAGGAGCAGATCGAGGAGGTGATCGGCATCGACGCTTCCGACGCGGTGCTGATCTCGGCCAAGACCGGTCTCGGCATTCCGGATGTGCTCGAAGCGATCGTCCACAAGCTGCCGGCGCCGAAGAGCACGGGCGGGGAGAAGGCGCCGCTCAAGGCCTTGCTCGTCGACAGCTGGTACGACACCTATCTCGGCGTCATGGTTCTGGTGCGCATCATCGACGGCGTGCTGGTGAAGGGCCAGACGATCCGGATGATGGGGACCGGCGCCAAATACACGATCGAGCGCGTCGGCGTGCTGACGCCGAAGATGGTGGCGATGGATTCGCTCGGCCCCGGCGAGATCGGCTTCATCACCGCCTCGATCAAGGAAGTGGCTGACACCCGCGTCGGCGATACGATCACCGACGACAGGCGCCCGACGGAGACGGCGCTGCCCGGCTTCAAGCCGGCGCAGCCGGTGGTCTTCTGCGGCCTCTTCCCAGTCGACGCGGCCGACTTCGAGGAATTGCGCAGCGCCATGGGCAAGCTCCGCCTCAACGACGCGTCGTTCTCCTTCGAGATGGAATCCTCCGCGGCTCTGGGATTCGGCTTCCGCTGCGGCTTCCTCGGGCTGCTGCATCTAGAAATCATCCAGGAGCGCCTGTCGCGCGAGTTCGACCTCGACCTGATCGCCACTGCCCCGTCGGTCGTCTATCAGCTCACCATGACCGACGGCACCGAGAAGGAACTGCACAACCCGGCCGACATGCCGGACGTCGTCAAGATCACCGAATTCCGCGAGCCGTGGATCCGCGCGACGATCATGACGCCCGACGAATATCTCGGCGGCATCCTAAAACTCTGCCAGGATCGGCGCGGCATCCAGATCGAACTCACCTATGTCGGCAGCCGGGCGATGCTGACCTACGACCTGCCGCTCAACGAAGTCGTCTTCGACTTCTACGACCGGCTGAAATCGATCTCCAAGGGCTATGCCTCCTTCGACTATCACCTCTCGGACTACCGCGAGAGCGACCTCGTCAAGATGTCGATCCTCGTCAACGCCGAGCCGGTCGACGCGCTGTCGATGCTGGTCCACCGCTCGGCGGCGGAAAAGCGCGGCCGCGTCATGTGCGAGAAGTTAAAGGACCTGATCCCGCAGCACATGTTCCAGATCCCGATCCAGGCGGCGATCGGCGGCCGCATCATCGCCCGCGAGACGGTCAGGGCGCTGCGCAAGGACGTGACCGCCAAGTGCTACGGCGGCGACGCCACCCGCAAGCGCAAGCTTCTGGAAAAGCAGAAGGAAGGCAAGAAGCGCATGCGCCAGTTCGGCAAGGTGGAGATCCCGCAGGAGGCGTTCATCGCGGCGTTGAAGATGGGCGATGAGTGA
- a CDS encoding DoxX family protein — MTTATKSRPRTILPALEKIYLPLDTFAETLLRVLAGALLVTHGYSKILDPFGAAGMVEGLGFYPGVFWSPLLSATEFFGGIFLAIGFLTRPAAFAATIVLLVTVYFHGIVQGEGLGGAEKSILWAAITFFFAIRGANGQSVDAKLGKQF; from the coding sequence ATGACCACTGCAACCAAAAGCCGCCCGCGGACGATCCTGCCGGCGCTCGAAAAGATCTACCTGCCGCTCGATACTTTCGCCGAGACGCTGCTGCGCGTTCTCGCCGGCGCGCTGCTCGTCACCCATGGCTACAGCAAGATCCTCGATCCGTTCGGCGCCGCCGGCATGGTCGAAGGGCTCGGCTTCTATCCGGGCGTCTTCTGGTCGCCGCTGCTTTCGGCCACCGAATTCTTCGGCGGCATCTTCCTCGCCATCGGCTTCCTAACCCGGCCCGCCGCCTTTGCGGCCACCATCGTGCTGCTCGTCACCGTCTATTTCCACGGCATCGTCCAGGGTGAGGGCCTCGGCGGCGCCGAGAAGTCGATCCTTTGGGCCGCGATCACCTTCTTCTTCGCCATCCGCGGCGCCAACGGCCAGTCGGTCGACGCCAAGCTCGGCAAGCAATTCTGA
- a CDS encoding SelT/SelW/SelH family protein: MSEKPRVTILYCTQCNWLLRAGWMAQELLSTFADTLGEVALIPGTGGNFEIRVDGELVWERKRDGGFPGPKELKQRIRDVIEPERDLGHVDRS, encoded by the coding sequence ATGAGTGAGAAGCCGCGCGTCACGATCCTTTATTGCACCCAGTGCAACTGGCTACTGCGCGCCGGCTGGATGGCGCAGGAGCTGCTGTCGACCTTTGCCGACACGCTCGGCGAGGTGGCGCTGATCCCCGGCACCGGCGGCAATTTCGAGATCCGCGTCGATGGCGAGCTCGTCTGGGAGCGCAAGCGCGACGGCGGCTTTCCGGGGCCAAAGGAATTGAAGCAGCGAATCCGCGACGTCATCGAGCCGGAGCGCGATCTCGGCCACGTCGACAGGAGCTGA
- a CDS encoding GNAT family N-acetyltransferase, with protein sequence MPDVTIRVLTEAETRAALPTLAEILSDCVEGGASVGFMQPFGPEDAVPYWQGVAAAVGRQETVLLVAELDGRAVGTVQLGVATMPNQPHRADIKKLLVHQDARGLGLARRLMDKAEAEAQKRGRRVLVLDTATGEPAEAIYERFGWLRAGVVPDYALMPDGRYCATTFFYKHLAA encoded by the coding sequence ATGCCCGACGTAACGATCCGCGTGCTTACCGAAGCAGAAACCCGCGCCGCGCTGCCGACGCTCGCCGAAATCCTCTCCGACTGCGTCGAGGGCGGCGCCTCGGTGGGCTTCATGCAGCCCTTTGGACCGGAAGACGCGGTGCCCTATTGGCAGGGGGTCGCCGCCGCCGTCGGCCGGCAAGAGACGGTGCTCCTTGTTGCCGAGCTCGACGGACGCGCTGTCGGCACCGTGCAGCTTGGGGTCGCGACGATGCCGAACCAGCCGCACCGCGCCGACATCAAGAAACTGCTGGTGCATCAGGACGCGCGCGGCCTGGGTCTTGCTCGGCGGCTGATGGACAAAGCCGAGGCCGAGGCGCAAAAGCGTGGCCGGCGCGTGCTGGTGCTCGATACCGCGACCGGCGAGCCGGCGGAGGCGATCTACGAGCGCTTCGGCTGGCTGCGGGCCGGCGTCGTTCCCGACTATGCGCTGATGCCGGACGGGCGCTACTGCGCGACGACGTTTTTCTACAAGCATCTGGCGGCTTAA
- a CDS encoding ribonuclease D has protein sequence MANTIRFHEGDISATDAARYTGAIAIDTETLGLVPRRDRLCVVQLSPGDGTADVIRIAAGQKEAPNLVAMLADPARQKIFHFGRFDIAVLFHTFGVTATPVFCTKIASRLTRTYTDRHGLKDNLKELLDIDISKQQQSSDWAAEILSPAQLEYAASDVLHLHALKDKLTARLMRDGRIDHAEACFAFLPTRAKLDLLGWEETDIFAHS, from the coding sequence ATGGCGAATACAATACGGTTCCACGAAGGTGATATTTCCGCAACCGACGCGGCCCGCTACACCGGCGCGATCGCCATCGACACGGAAACGCTCGGCCTCGTTCCCCGCCGCGACCGTCTCTGCGTCGTGCAGCTTTCGCCGGGCGACGGTACCGCCGACGTGATCCGCATCGCCGCCGGACAGAAAGAGGCGCCGAACCTCGTTGCCATGCTTGCCGATCCGGCCCGCCAGAAGATTTTCCACTTCGGCCGCTTCGACATCGCCGTGCTGTTCCACACTTTCGGCGTTACCGCCACTCCGGTCTTCTGCACCAAGATCGCCTCGCGTCTGACCCGCACCTATACGGACCGGCACGGCCTCAAGGACAATCTCAAGGAACTGCTCGACATCGATATCTCCAAGCAGCAGCAGTCCTCCGACTGGGCCGCCGAAATCCTCTCGCCGGCGCAGCTCGAATACGCCGCCTCGGATGTGCTCCACCTGCATGCGCTCAAGGACAAGCTGACGGCGCGCCTCATGCGCGACGGCCGCATCGACCACGCCGAAGCCTGCTTCGCCTTCCTGCCGACCCGCGCCAAGCTCGACCTGCTCGGCTGGGAAGAGACGGATATTTTCGCCCATAGCTAA
- a CDS encoding GNAT family N-acetyltransferase: MAEIAIKVRPARFADVPALCAFLNEIIRIGGTTAHKAPFTHESFVDHFLAGPGFVSCFVAEDGSGQPCAFQALERFDSLPEGWADIGTFARPHAKLPGAGTALFAATKAHARDSGLTAINATIRADNVGGLAYYSKMGFVDYKIDKAVPLKDGRAVDRISKRYLF, encoded by the coding sequence ATGGCCGAAATAGCGATCAAAGTTCGCCCGGCGCGCTTCGCGGATGTGCCGGCGCTTTGCGCCTTCCTGAACGAGATCATCAGGATCGGCGGCACCACGGCGCATAAAGCGCCATTCACGCATGAGAGCTTCGTCGACCATTTTCTGGCAGGCCCGGGCTTCGTCAGTTGCTTCGTCGCCGAGGATGGTTCAGGCCAGCCCTGCGCCTTTCAGGCCCTAGAGCGCTTTGACAGCCTCCCCGAAGGCTGGGCAGACATCGGCACCTTCGCCCGGCCGCACGCGAAGCTTCCCGGCGCCGGCACGGCGCTATTCGCCGCGACGAAAGCGCATGCCCGCGATTCCGGGCTTACCGCAATCAATGCCACGATCCGCGCCGACAATGTCGGCGGCCTCGCCTACTACAGCAAGATGGGCTTCGTCGACTACAAGATCGACAAGGCGGTGCCGCTGAAGGACGGACGGGCGGTCGATCGGATTTCGAAGCGATATTTGTTTTGA
- a CDS encoding MFS transporter gives MGSDRSSLLSIASIVTSMTAVAIGNGMMLAYVPFVLTRSAAPEWVPGAAVTAIAFGGLIGCVMAGPLIRRVGHARAFSCSMALVILAAVLISLGVHPLLWIFARALYGAAANTNFIITQSWLNHASDNHWRGKAMALFYMAYVIGLGAGAWLFGRIPVDGNIAPIVTIFFTALAILPIGLTRLPTPPAPAKVSIDIAMAWRSSPVALIGVLASGGLSMLVQGFTPIYAAANAMSQEDVATLMFVMQFGLLLIQYPMGSLSDRIDRRIVLIATCGLIVAAGLAALVVSFESLPLLMLVFALFAGAVETVYSIANAHANDRTDPADYVPLASTMLVAWSAAATLVPMLVTLLTPVFGAQLFIHATIAVAVLYAAFVLIRLRLRERVPPQLCESFELKSAQVPNAGALAEAEARAK, from the coding sequence ATGGGCAGCGATCGTTCGTCTCTCCTGTCGATTGCCAGCATCGTCACCTCGATGACCGCCGTCGCCATCGGCAATGGCATGATGCTTGCCTATGTTCCCTTCGTGCTGACGCGCTCCGCAGCACCGGAGTGGGTACCGGGCGCGGCGGTCACCGCAATCGCCTTCGGCGGCCTGATCGGCTGCGTGATGGCTGGTCCGCTGATCCGCCGCGTCGGCCATGCGCGGGCCTTTTCCTGTTCGATGGCGCTCGTCATCCTAGCAGCCGTGCTGATCAGCCTCGGCGTCCATCCCCTTCTCTGGATCTTCGCTCGCGCGCTCTACGGCGCAGCCGCCAACACCAACTTCATCATCACCCAGAGCTGGCTGAACCACGCGAGCGACAACCACTGGCGCGGCAAGGCCATGGCGCTTTTCTACATGGCCTATGTGATCGGGCTTGGGGCCGGCGCCTGGCTTTTCGGCCGCATCCCGGTCGACGGCAACATCGCACCGATCGTCACGATCTTCTTCACGGCGCTCGCCATATTGCCGATCGGCCTCACACGCCTGCCGACGCCGCCCGCGCCCGCCAAGGTCAGCATCGACATCGCCATGGCTTGGCGCAGCTCCCCCGTCGCCCTCATCGGCGTGCTCGCCTCCGGCGGCCTCTCGATGCTGGTGCAGGGCTTCACGCCGATCTATGCCGCCGCCAATGCGATGAGCCAAGAGGACGTGGCGACGCTGATGTTCGTCATGCAGTTCGGCCTGCTCCTCATCCAGTATCCGATGGGCTCGCTTTCCGACCGAATCGACCGCCGCATCGTTCTCATCGCCACCTGCGGCCTGATCGTGGCGGCGGGGCTCGCAGCGCTCGTCGTCTCCTTTGAAAGCCTTCCGCTGCTGATGCTCGTCTTCGCGCTCTTCGCCGGCGCCGTCGAGACGGTCTATTCGATCGCCAATGCCCATGCCAACGACCGCACCGATCCCGCCGATTACGTGCCGCTCGCCAGCACCATGCTGGTCGCCTGGTCGGCGGCGGCGACGCTGGTGCCGATGCTCGTGACGCTGCTAACGCCGGTCTTCGGCGCACAGCTGTTCATCCATGCGACGATCGCCGTCGCCGTCCTCTATGCGGCCTTCGTGCTCATCCGCCTGCGGCTGCGCGAGCGCGTGCCGCCGCAGCTCTGCGAGAGCTTCGAACTGAAGAGCGCGCAGGTGCCGAATGCGGGCGCGCTTGCCGAGGCGGAGGCGAGGGCGAAATAG
- a CDS encoding GIY-YIG nuclease family protein has protein sequence MAGYVYIVTNQMRGTLCIGVTSDLERRIFEHREGLTPGFASKYGCNRLVWYEEHLQIGTAIQREKSLKRWYRQWKVELIEKMNPGWRDLYFELW, from the coding sequence ATGGCCGGATACGTCTACATCGTTACGAATCAAATGCGCGGAACGCTCTGTATCGGCGTCACGTCAGATCTTGAGCGCCGCATCTTCGAGCATCGAGAAGGGCTAACACCGGGCTTCGCATCGAAATACGGCTGCAACCGACTCGTCTGGTACGAAGAACATCTGCAGATCGGCACCGCTATCCAGCGCGAGAAATCTCTCAAGCGCTGGTACCGACAATGGAAGGTCGAATTGATCGAGAAGATGAATCCGGGCTGGCGCGACCTCTATTTTGAGCTTTGGTGA
- a CDS encoding YqaA family protein has translation MVAAALSAEATRAALFLAATAGNVLGALVNYALGRFAIRFEGRRWFPVSPRARQKAETLFARYGQPVLLFSWLPIVGDPLTLAAGLLRTPLAAFLAYVTIGKAARYAALLWMMP, from the coding sequence GTGGTTGCTGCGGCTCTTTCAGCCGAGGCGACCCGGGCCGCGCTGTTTCTCGCAGCGACGGCGGGCAATGTGCTCGGCGCGCTGGTGAATTACGCCCTCGGCCGCTTCGCGATCCGCTTCGAGGGCCGGCGCTGGTTTCCGGTCTCGCCGCGGGCGCGGCAAAAGGCCGAAACGCTCTTCGCGCGATACGGCCAGCCGGTGCTGCTTTTCTCCTGGCTACCGATCGTCGGCGATCCGCTGACGCTCGCGGCGGGCTTGCTCCGCACGCCGCTCGCCGCCTTCCTCGCTTATGTGACGATCGGCAAGGCGGCCCGCTATGCCGCGCTGCTGTGGATGATGCCTTGA
- a CDS encoding GFA family protein: protein MSEAIEGGCFCGRIRYRLKRRPMFVHCCHCRDCQRQLGSAFVINGLVEAENLELLQGEPVMVSLSTDSGRPHDVYRCTDCQSALWSDYGRRKWLSFLRLATLDRPSEFPPDVHIYTRSKLDWVPLPAGARVFEAYYDTQAEWPQESLDRLNEARTKAKGQARP, encoded by the coding sequence ATGAGTGAAGCGATCGAAGGCGGCTGCTTTTGCGGCCGCATCCGCTACCGTCTGAAACGTCGGCCGATGTTCGTCCATTGCTGCCATTGCCGCGATTGCCAGCGCCAGCTCGGCAGCGCCTTCGTCATCAACGGCCTCGTCGAGGCGGAAAACCTCGAGCTTCTTCAAGGCGAGCCGGTCATGGTTTCGCTATCGACCGACAGCGGCCGGCCGCATGACGTCTATCGCTGCACCGATTGCCAGTCGGCGCTCTGGAGCGACTACGGCCGGCGCAAGTGGCTCTCCTTCCTGCGTCTCGCGACGCTCGACCGGCCGTCCGAATTTCCGCCGGACGTGCACATCTACACGCGCTCGAAACTCGATTGGGTGCCGCTGCCGGCGGGCGCCAGGGTCTTCGAAGCCTATTACGATACGCAGGCGGAATGGCCGCAAGAGAGCCTCGATCGCCTCAATGAGGCACGCACCAAGGCAAAAGGGCAGGCGAGGCCATGA
- a CDS encoding helix-turn-helix domain-containing protein, with the protein MEQAINSLERTIGERVREMRTLQTLTLDELAIRSGVSRAMISRVERGEASPTAQLLAKLCSALGTTLSALFASAADNPSPIARRAEQRLWRDPESGYLRRSVSPEGLGSPVDIVEVEFPPGARVVFERQPADRGITQHLWLFSGRLELTMESGPQVLEAGDCLFMGLEEAHIFHNPYDEPAHYAVILCRTKV; encoded by the coding sequence ATGGAACAGGCAATCAACTCCCTCGAACGGACGATCGGCGAGCGCGTGCGTGAGATGCGGACGCTCCAGACCCTGACGCTCGACGAATTGGCGATCCGCTCCGGCGTCAGCCGGGCGATGATCTCCCGGGTCGAACGCGGCGAGGCGAGCCCGACGGCACAGCTACTGGCAAAACTGTGCAGCGCCCTCGGCACGACGCTCTCGGCGCTTTTCGCCTCTGCCGCGGACAACCCCTCGCCGATCGCGCGGCGGGCGGAGCAGCGGCTCTGGCGCGATCCGGAAAGCGGCTATCTGCGCCGCTCGGTGTCGCCGGAGGGCCTCGGCTCGCCGGTCGATATCGTCGAGGTCGAGTTCCCGCCCGGAGCCCGCGTCGTCTTCGAACGCCAGCCGGCCGACCGCGGCATCACCCAGCACCTCTGGCTTTTCTCCGGGCGACTGGAACTGACGATGGAGAGCGGACCGCAGGTGCTGGAGGCCGGCGACTGCCTGTTCATGGGCCTCGAAGAGGCGCACATCTTCCACAATCCCTACGACGAGCCGGCGCACTACGCCGTGATCCTCTGCCGCACCAAGGTGTAA
- a CDS encoding sugar O-acetyltransferase produces MTKSERKKMAAGEWYTCLDPELDALRASARRAVHEHNTMAPDERGRMASALEAIFAAVAADVFIEAPFHCSYGINITLGAGAYLNAGCTILDSAPVAIGDGSMLGPGVHIYCAEHHKDVALRRAGLEIAQPVTIGKDVWIGGGAIVLAGVTIGDGAIVGAGAVVTRDVAAGARVVGNPARVLR; encoded by the coding sequence ATGACGAAAAGCGAGCGCAAGAAGATGGCGGCGGGCGAGTGGTACACCTGCCTCGACCCGGAACTCGACGCACTGCGCGCCTCCGCCCGCCGAGCGGTTCACGAGCACAACACGATGGCACCGGACGAGCGCGGCCGCATGGCGTCGGCGCTCGAGGCGATCTTCGCAGCCGTCGCGGCGGACGTCTTCATCGAGGCGCCGTTCCATTGCTCCTACGGCATCAACATCACGCTTGGCGCCGGCGCCTACCTCAATGCCGGCTGCACCATTCTCGACAGCGCCCCGGTCGCGATCGGCGATGGCTCGATGCTGGGTCCCGGCGTCCATATCTACTGCGCCGAGCATCACAAGGACGTGGCGCTGCGCCGCGCCGGCCTGGAAATCGCCCAGCCGGTGACGATCGGCAAGGACGTCTGGATCGGCGGCGGTGCGATTGTCCTGGCCGGCGTGACGATCGGCGACGGCGCGATCGTCGGGGCGGGGGCGGTGGTGACGCGGGACGTGGCGGCGGGCGCGAGGGTTGTGGGGAATCCGGCGCGGGTTTTGCGCTGA
- a CDS encoding hydroxyacid dehydrogenase, whose amino-acid sequence MPETKRPLVISAPAPRTLELIFSRQTRGELDRRYRIVEADPENIAGLDHATLGEVRYIIGQPPLDERTLERMPQLRAILNVESNLLNNMPYEVLFQRGIHVVTSGQVFAEPVAELGLAMALNLARGIVDADLAFREGRELWGGEGNASARLLSGSEIGIVGFGDLGRALNRVLSGFRARIRVHDPWLPASILTDAGVEPASLETVLSISDFVFVVAAVTSENEGFLAAEAFAKMRPGAAFILLSRAGVVDFDALIAAVESGRIVAASDVFPEEPLPLDHPVRRLPGFLRSAHRAGALDQAFKKMGEMVLEDMDLMDRNLPPMRCKRAERETVVRMRSRPVSVN is encoded by the coding sequence ATGCCCGAGACGAAGCGACCGCTTGTCATCAGCGCGCCGGCGCCGCGCACGCTTGAGCTGATCTTCAGCCGGCAAACGCGAGGTGAACTCGATCGACGCTATCGCATCGTCGAGGCCGATCCGGAAAACATTGCCGGGCTCGATCACGCAACGCTTGGCGAGGTTCGCTACATCATCGGCCAGCCGCCGCTGGACGAGCGGACGCTCGAACGCATGCCGCAGCTGCGCGCCATCCTCAATGTCGAAAGCAACCTCCTCAACAACATGCCCTATGAGGTGCTTTTCCAGCGCGGCATTCACGTGGTGACGAGCGGGCAGGTGTTCGCCGAGCCGGTGGCGGAACTGGGGCTCGCCATGGCGCTCAATCTCGCCCGGGGCATCGTCGATGCCGATCTCGCCTTCCGCGAGGGACGCGAGCTCTGGGGCGGCGAAGGCAACGCTTCGGCGCGGCTCCTCTCCGGCTCCGAGATCGGCATCGTCGGCTTCGGCGATCTCGGAAGGGCGTTGAACCGGGTGCTTTCCGGTTTTCGCGCCAGGATCCGCGTCCATGATCCCTGGCTGCCCGCCTCCATTCTCACCGACGCCGGGGTTGAGCCGGCCTCGCTCGAGACGGTGCTCTCGATCAGCGATTTCGTCTTCGTCGTCGCCGCCGTCACCAGCGAGAATGAAGGTTTTCTCGCTGCCGAAGCCTTCGCCAAGATGCGGCCCGGAGCGGCCTTCATTCTGCTCAGCCGCGCCGGCGTCGTCGACTTCGATGCGCTGATCGCCGCGGTCGAAAGCGGCCGGATCGTCGCGGCGAGCGACGTCTTCCCGGAAGAACCGCTTCCGCTCGACCATCCGGTCCGCCGGCTTCCCGGCTTCCTGCGCTCGGCGCATCGCGCCGGCGCGCTCGACCAGGCGTTCAAGAAGATGGGCGAGATGGTGCTCGAGGACATGGACTTGATGGACCGCAACCTGCCGCCGATGCGCTGCAAGCGGGCGGAACGGGAGACGGTGGTGCGGATGCGGTCCCGGCCGGTCAGCGTCAATTGA